The proteins below are encoded in one region of Clostridium pasteurianum DSM 525 = ATCC 6013:
- the ftsY gene encoding signal recognition particle-docking protein FtsY has product MISGFFNKLKSGLSKTKSNFTDRITEILTGTVSIDEDMYDELEEILITCDIGVETSVYIIDKLREKIKQEKIKDPSEVKDCLKRVILDILENSKGSISPESKPETILIVGVNGVGKTTSIGKIASKLKKEKYKVIMAAADTFRAAAIDQLEVWSKRANVDLIKHQEGSDPAAVVYDAIQAAKARRADVLICDTAGRLHNKKNLMDELGKINRIIDREFSDSARKTYLVLDATTGQNAVIQAKQFTEVCNIDGIILTKLDGTAKGGVIISIKHTLNIPVELIGVGEGIDDLQEFNSNEFVEALF; this is encoded by the coding sequence ATGATTAGTGGATTTTTTAATAAATTAAAGAGTGGTCTTTCTAAGACTAAAAGTAATTTTACTGACAGAATTACTGAAATTTTAACAGGTACTGTATCCATAGATGAGGATATGTATGATGAACTAGAAGAGATACTTATAACCTGTGATATTGGAGTGGAAACATCAGTATACATAATTGATAAATTAAGAGAAAAGATAAAGCAGGAGAAGATAAAGGATCCTTCAGAGGTGAAAGACTGTTTAAAACGAGTGATATTAGATATATTGGAAAACTCAAAGGGGTCTATAAGTCCAGAGTCTAAACCTGAAACAATTCTGATTGTAGGGGTAAATGGCGTTGGAAAAACTACTTCCATAGGTAAAATAGCATCAAAGTTAAAAAAGGAAAAGTATAAAGTAATTATGGCAGCAGCAGATACTTTTAGAGCTGCGGCTATAGATCAGCTTGAAGTTTGGAGTAAAAGGGCTAATGTTGATTTAATAAAGCATCAGGAGGGCTCTGACCCTGCAGCTGTAGTATATGATGCTATACAAGCAGCTAAAGCGAGAAGAGCAGATGTACTTATCTGTGATACTGCAGGAAGACTTCATAATAAGAAAAATTTAATGGATGAGCTTGGTAAAATAAATAGAATTATAGACAGAGAGTTCAGTGATAGTGCTAGAAAAACCTATTTGGTATTAGATGCTACTACTGGACAAAATGCTGTTATACAGGCAAAACAATTTACAGAAGTATGTAATATAGATGGAATAATACTTACTAAATTGGATGGTACCGCTAAAGGTGGAGTAATTATATCTATTAAGCATACTTTAAATATTCCTGTAGAACTTATAGGTGTTGGAGAAGGAATAGATGATCTTCAGGAATTTAATTCAAATGAATTTGTGGAAGCCCTATTCTAG